In Acidimicrobiia bacterium, the DNA window AGCAGTGGCCCGCCCGGGCCGGTCCCTAGGATTGGCGAAGCTGGAAGGGGCCCGCCGCAGATGCAACCCATGCCGAATGCCGAGGAGATCCGCGAGCTCGTGGAGCGCATCGTGGACGGGCTCGGCCCGCATGGCTCGGCCGACGGGATCGCCGCCGGCGACGCAGCGGAGGAGTCCGGCGCCGAGCACACGACGGACCACCACGCCCCGGCTGCACCGAGCAGCGAGACGGTGTCCCCCGGCGCCCCGGGCGGGCGCATCGCCGTCGGAGCGGACCACGGGGGCTATGCCCTCAAGGAGCGCATCGCCTTCAAGCTCAAGGAAGCCGGATACGAGGTCCACGATTGCGGAACCCAGTCGATGGAGCCCGTCGACTACCCGGACCTGGCGCACGCGGTCGCCGGTGAGGTGGCGTCCGGATCGTCGATCTACGGGATCATCGTCGACGGGGCCGGGATCGGGTCCGCCATCGTGGCGAACAAGGTCCCGGGCGTGCGGGCGGCCCTGTGCTACGACCTGTCGTCCGCCCGCAACTCGCGCGAGCACAACCACGCCAACGTGCTCACCCTCGGCGCCGGGCTCATCGGCGAGGCCCTCGCCTGGCAGATCGTCCAGGAGTGGCTCGGCACCGACTGGGGGCCGGGCCGGCACGCCCGGCGGGTCGAGAAGATCACCGACGTCGAACGAGCCTATG includes these proteins:
- the rpiB gene encoding ribose 5-phosphate isomerase B, which produces MQPMPNAEEIRELVERIVDGLGPHGSADGIAAGDAAEESGAEHTTDHHAPAAPSSETVSPGAPGGRIAVGADHGGYALKERIAFKLKEAGYEVHDCGTQSMEPVDYPDLAHAVAGEVASGSSIYGIIVDGAGIGSAIVANKVPGVRAALCYDLSSARNSREHNHANVLTLGAGLIGEALAWQIVQEWLGTDWGPGRHARRVEKITDVERAYARPQ